A genome region from Alphaproteobacteria bacterium includes the following:
- a CDS encoding 3-deoxy-manno-octulosonate cytidylyltransferase has translation MAQPQKSPAAQSLPQSPIVMIPARMASTRLPNKPLADIQGLPMIVQVLRRAEESKLGRVVVACAEAEIKAAVEKAGGEAVLTDPALPSGSDRILAALKTIDPQGKHDAIINVQGDLPTLDAALIKTAFDLLQNPDTDIGTLGCIITKESEKTNPNVVKAIAEIDFAKGEKQGRALYFSRTTAPSGEGPLLHHIGLYTYKRAALEAFVASPPAALEKRERLEQLRALALGMRIDIAVVDTVPLGVDTPEDLEIAREILKK, from the coding sequence ATGGCCCAGCCGCAAAAATCACCCGCCGCGCAATCCCTGCCCCAGTCGCCGATCGTCATGATCCCTGCGCGCATGGCATCGACGCGCCTGCCGAACAAGCCGCTGGCCGATATACAGGGCCTGCCGATGATCGTGCAGGTGCTGCGCCGCGCCGAAGAATCCAAACTCGGCCGCGTGGTCGTTGCCTGCGCGGAAGCCGAGATCAAGGCAGCCGTCGAAAAGGCGGGCGGCGAAGCGGTGCTGACCGATCCCGCCCTGCCCTCCGGCTCCGACCGCATCCTTGCAGCGCTGAAGACCATCGACCCGCAGGGCAAACATGACGCGATCATCAACGTACAGGGCGACCTGCCGACGCTAGATGCGGCGCTGATCAAGACAGCGTTCGACCTGCTGCAAAACCCCGACACCGATATCGGCACGCTGGGCTGCATCATCACGAAAGAGTCGGAAAAGACCAACCCGAATGTCGTCAAAGCGATTGCCGAAATTGATTTTGCCAAGGGCGAAAAACAGGGCCGCGCGCTCTATTTCTCGCGCACCACCGCGCCATCGGGCGAAGGCCCGCTGCTGCACCATATCGGCCTTTACACGTATAAACGCGCTGCATTGGAGGCCTTCGTCGCATCGCCCCCCGCCGCGCTTGAAAAACGCGAACGTCTTGAGCAACTGCGTGCGCTTGCGCTTGGCATGCGCATCGATATCGCGGTTGTAGATACGGTGCCGCTGGGTGTCGATACGCCGGAAGATCTCGAAATCGCGCGCGAAATTTTGAAGAAATAA